The Anolis carolinensis isolate JA03-04 chromosome 2, rAnoCar3.1.pri, whole genome shotgun sequence genome contains the following window.
agtcttcacgaaagcacagagatcccaatggcgcctcagcaacaccttgccacacgcaaagtgcagtggccaaacattcccattttattccccttcctcctgggtgaccaaacactcacacccaaacaccaggtgtcccaaatctactcggagtctgaactccacacagctagagctcgtggatctggagtacctagcaattcgtcggagtcccaatcatcctgcccacacttagccccatgaacacttaaagaaccatcctcccttctccaagcatcccaattgggatcagctcctgcagaaaccccaggttcaggagtatccatagaccccaaatccccagacatctccggtggctgtgcccattcagtgcccgcttccccagccaccacctgttcttcagcatccatctccccatctgaatcttcctcagaagatcccccatataactctctaagtcgcttcctgcgcaactcctccagtgaaccctcatcacgagggttttttcttcctcttcgaattccatcaccatcaaccataatccccgaaggcgcagtcacaacaatatacattaaaacaatttatatcacgtttaaaaatccatttagattgaatattatattaaaattgagagcttacattaaaaaacctacaGGACACTGAGGACAAAGCATACAGATGCAAAGTTgtttgctctgctccacagtcgcacaaggtggaggattcttttaggaagTGCCAATTTGCcatgttgtcttttgatctgcccactccatgtctgagtctgttcagggacttccaaattgctCATtcttgtggggggccatccaattgggatttcctgctttAGTTGTCCAGGGGGGATACTATTGCTATTGCTGGGGGAAGCTAAcaccctcccaacaaagaattcccttaggcaagaagcagccaggctttgaatctgcaaggccattaaatgctaatcaagctggccaattgcaacattcactcttgcctcaggcagacaagagttcatcCTCCCACAGAGATAGAAACCccccttgcatagtttccaaaatacctcacaacctctgaggatgtctgccatagatgtgggcgaaacgtcaggagagaatgcttctggaacatggccatataacccggaaaactcacagcaacccagtgattcacagccttcgataacacataattacacatttaaaaaaggtaaaggtttcccctgacgttaagtccagtcatttctgactctgggggttggtgctcatctccatttctaagccaaagagccagcgttgtccgtagacacctccaaggtcatgtggccggcatgactgcatggagcacatttAATTTTACCTAAACTGCAAAACTAAAGGATTTCATAGTACAGATacatagcagttaaaagtggaatgTTATTATTATAACGGGGTTTTTTGCTCAAAGCGGTGAACTGTGGTAAAAGCAGTGCAGTATACTAAAAGACTataaaacagaatgaaacatAGTGCTATTTTTAAGTGAACCATTAAAACCATTAATGCTGCTATTAAaacccaaataatataaaacagaataaaacctaGTACTATTTTAAAAGgaatcattaaaaccattaataCGGCTGTAATTGATACTGCGATGTACATAACTTTACACGATGAAAACAATGAAATAGTTCAGGATTTCCCattcagtcattaatcaaaagaCTGGGGGTACATAtacttttaactgccacggctcaatgctataaaaatctggggattgtagttttacaaggactttctGTTAAAGttccaaactccaactcccatggttccatagcattgagcccaggCCTTTAAAGcaggctcaaactgcattaattctacagtgtagatgcccacTGAGGCTGCTTCTGCCAGCTGACTGTGGGGATCCTGACCACTAGATGTCCCTGCTGTTCATTCATGTGAACTTTCACTTAGCAAAGTAGTAACTTTCCATGCAATTCTTGTCCCCTTCTGCCAGCCTTTCTTTCCTCAGGCTTCCTTTAGTACCTTTGGACCCGGAAGCTCCTCATCTCTCTCGATCTGTGCCCAGAAAAGCTGTTCCTCCAACTCTAAACGGGTAAACTTCCCATTTGCAACAGTTAGGAAAGTAGTCCAGTTCAGATTTCTTCTCTATTTCCATCTAAGTTAGGACTGTGCTTTGCAGAAGACAGTGGGGGGAAAGAGTGCAGACAGGGCGGTTTGTAAGGCTTTCTGCAAAGAGCGCCTTGTTGATTTGGATGCTCCCCAAGAGAGTTGATTTGGATGCTCCCCACTTTTCCTGACATGGCTCAGAGCTATGggatcctggcagttgtagttttacaaggtttttaggcttctctgccaaggaggaCTAGTGCCTCACCCAGCTGCAGATCtccggattccatagcattgaaccatagcagttaaagtggtatcaaaccacaATAATTATGTAGTATAGATTCACCCTAAGAAAGGTGGGGAACTGCCTGACAGACGCATTTGTTTCTGTGATCCCAGATGTTTCATGCTTAGATAACGACAGGGGTGGACTTAATCCTACCTTTCTGCCTGATGCAGCCCTTGTTTTCTAGCTTTACATGGACTTCCCAAAACCCTTTCTGATTCTTTTAGTAGTGGCTGCTTTTTTGTGCCTTCACCTATGGTGACctgaaataaataagtaaggCAAACACATCACAGGGCTTTTGGTAAGATTTGTCCTGTCTCAGTATAAAGCAGAGCTTTATAAACTCTGTGTCaagacacattagtgtgtcacaCAAACAAGAAACCAAGCAATagatcatatattttaaatatgtatatataaatgaaaggttttgtgagatatgttatttttccatacattttgttactacaatttatgtatgtgtctttaTCTCTTAAACGTAATTGTTTTAATCTCTGGTTTCCTAGTAAAAAGAATTACTGATTTGCAAAATGATGTATGTCTAAAATGGTCTGCTATAGAGGCATGTAGCTGTAGTTTTCtcgaggggggggggattcctcTCCCAATATGATTTCTGCCCCACCAAGTGAAATTTTCCTTTAGTCCCCAATTTGCTGGAGGGCAGAGAGTGAATCACTGAAAATCCTTCACACCCAGAAGTCATATTTGGTATGTTCACATTCTCTTGGTAACTTTTCCTGCCTCTTTTCCAGCAGAAAATACTGTGCGTAAGTGAATTATTGACAACCCAGTTCACACATGCAGGGTGGAGGAACAGAGCAAATGCCTCTCCCAccattcagacaatgtgatttgttAGATGGTCACCCCCATGAAAATGGTAGTATTAGGGAGTCCAGATTTCACATTATTTTTTCTCACTCTCTTCAAACTCAGACATTTTCTAGTGTTCTCTGAAATTCAGTTTACCAGCTTCCCTTCCAGGATCTGATAGGTGGGGAAGACTTGTATAATTCTAAAGAAATGTCAACATTGTGATTTCATCCAGCAGAGTGACACTTTTGCATGATCCACAAGACTCACTGACTTAAACGGGAAAGGTTTTTTTCCAGGCTGAACCCCTCTCTGGGTAGAAAAGGATATACAGTTTGTGGTGGGAGGCAAAATGAGGGCATTCCTCTTACATATGGATTCTGTCCCACCAGATGAAATGTTCCTTCAGCCCTCCAATTTCTAGCTTGGCAGAGAGTGACACACTGGAAATCATTCGCGTGCAAAACATATTTGCTGTATTCACATTCTCCACTCTCTGAATTAAGATACCTAACTAgcatttttaaatgttcattgGAAATCTTAagctactgcaatgctagaaatttggggatgaaagaaaaaaattcaTGGGGGAGAGCAGAATTACTACTTGTGGGGACAGTGCCTTCTTTTTGCCCCATACCCTGGAGCAACATTCAAAGGAGTATGTGAGAACCTAGTGctgaactttccaaactgtgtgttggaaCACACTAGTGTGCAGCCTGTAGTCCCTAGGGGTGGGTTTGTGTGTATTATGTAATGTGTGGATATATATGGGTCTGTGTATGTCATGGTGGAACTAGGGAGTGCAAGGCTGTACTCACTTCTGGTTATCCATAACGGAGAGCTGCTAGGGGCTCAGAAACACCCCCATTGACTGTAGACATTACAGTGTGATTCcttaccctaaccctaaccctacccccTCTAAGGTGCAAAGTCCTGTGTGGGGAGTAGAGAGGGCAGAAACATAGGGAGGACACTTCAGTTGATAACATAGAACCCTGCCTGTTTATTGTATGCGGCTCAAAGGTTCTGTAATTCCTCCTCCCCTGCAAACCTCTTGCCAGTACAGAAAAGAGATAAAGTGaatggtagtaaaggtaaaggttttcccctgacattaagtgtagtcgtgtccgactctgggagttggtgctcatctccatttctaagccgaagagacggcgttgtccgtagacatctccatggtcatgtggctggcatgactgcatggagtgccgttaccttcctgtcagagcggtacctattgatctactcacatttgcatgttttcgaactgctaggttgtcagaagccgGAGATGACAGCtggagcttactctgctccctgggttcaagccttttggtcagcaagttcagcatctcagcagtttaacccattgtgccaccgggggctcaaagTGAATGTTACCTTGTAATAAATAGGCTTTCTTTCTGGTAAAACTGGAATTCTTCTTTTAAGTTATCTCTTTCTAATGCCAGGTGACCCGAGATTATCCCAGCATCTCTAACTAAAGGCCAGTTCTCACTTTCCATTCTTGTACTCTAGTATAGTCAACTAGTGGTGCAGTGATAAATTTTGAAGAGTGGGCATCCTTCACAGCATTTCCTCTCATGGAAAGACTCAAACACAAGCACATAGATTCATCCATAGTAATAAACAAATTCTCATTTCTGCCATCTGCCTTGTAAAAGAAAATTCTGGGTCTTGATTGACCAGTATAGATCAAGCAATCTTAAAATATGTTGCAGTGCAACATGGATAGCTGATATCAATGTATTGCAGCTAGAAAAATTCAATTCATGCTCTCCTTTCTTCCAATTTATATAAGGATCTCAGTTAAAGTCAGAAAGAACACGGAAACCTAGGGTGGGTGGCAAAAGACCCCATAGTCTCTGCTACTCAAGAAGTCCCAGTGCTTCACTTTGTAAGGCCTGGCTCAACTTCACTACCTCAATTTATTCACATGCAATGATGTGTCGGTTTTTTAAGTGTGCACATCAAATGTGTTGTGTGGGCCTTCAGAATTCTCCGGACTAGAGGAGCAACCTCTTCTTACGTCCTCCTTTTGAAAGGATAACCTGAAATTTGAGGTGTGAGATTTTACATGTGGGCATCCATACTTGAGCACAAAATGTAAAGTGAAGAAACGGCCCTGCAAACTAGAAGTAGCACTCCAGGCTCCTAGCACGAGGCAAAGGGGTTTCCTCAATAATATTCAAAGCAGTTATCTCTGGGCCAGTGCTGAATTGTGAGCCATTGGTTTCTGGTCCCCGACAAATTTCAAAGAAAGAAATAGTTGGACCCAATAGGTACAAATACAGTATATCTCGTTGGGCAGCTGGATAAAATAATTGCTCGTCTTCCACATCAGATAGACTGGAAGCACTAGGCAGGTGGGAGTCTATGATGTTTctcttgttatttatttttattttatttgtcccTCATACCTTTAGGTGACCTGGAAGCCACAAACCAGCAGCAATGGCTGCCACACAAGTGACTGAGAGTACCATCACAGTAGGTGGACAGACCCTGTTCTACCGACAAGCCACACCGGCGCAGCAGGCTCCTCGGCTTTCCATCTTGCTGCTACATGGCATTCGTTTTTCATCAGAGACTTGGCTGAACCTCCAGACTCTCTCTAAGTTGGCGGAAGCTGGATATCGAGCTGTAGCTATTGACCTGCCTGGTATGTCAGAGTCTCTGTGGGTGAGGAAAGTAGGGTGAAGATTATGGGCAGGTGCTGTGGTGGGAAACAAGATCTAAGTGCAAGTGTAACACCCCCCTCAAGAACTGGATCAAACTGAAGACTTATTGTGACCTGTCGCAATAGCCAAATCGAAGATCAATAGAAGAAGAATACTCATGCTTCTCAGCAATTGATCTAGGGAATTATAAGTATCTGCCATTCAGGACTGAGAAATCACATCATTTATACATGGTGATAAGTCATTCTCATGCACAAAAAGGCACTTGGAATGCAtacaacatagaattaaaaccggCTATTCAGTCATGTCAACAGGAGACTTgggatgcacctacactgtagaattaatatgacattgctttaactgtcttggctcagtgctatgggatccttggatatgtagtttggtgaggcactagcacggTGACAGTGAGTCATAGTAGTAAAACcatattaatcctacagtgtcgATGAACCCTTAGAGAAATGCTGACCAGGCTGAAGACTAATTTTACCAGGTCAACCTTCAAATGTACCTTCCCTAATCATATTCTGATCAATAATATTTAATGTAAGAAGAGTTCTGTTGAACCAGAAAGAAGACTCATAAAAGCATTCCCTTTCCATAAAGGTTAACCAGATACTAATGGGAAGCCCACAGGTTGGACTTGAGCGCAGTGCCACCTCTTCCCAGCAATTGGCATTTGGAATTTCCTGCTTCTGCTGGTAGTACTAACCAACACACCATGCAGTCATTGGTAGCCCTAACCTCCATGAATATGCCTTATTCCCTTTAAAAGCTATCCACGTTCATGCCCATATATTGTACTGTCACTATATTGTGCAAAGAAttatttcatttccttttgtCTGTTCTGAATCTCCCACCAACAGTTTCATTGGGGAACTCTGGCTCAATGTTAGAATATAGGGAGAAAAATGTCTCCACATCATAAACAGGGATGGTAGACATGGAGAAATTCTTCTCGATCTGGGATAGTACAGTATGAAACAGCTTTTCTGGAGTCAGTAGAATTCAGATGTTTGCTTATGCcaaaaatgtttaatgtttttgcaGTTCTCCTGTGTCACTTGGGTCCTCTCTAATGTTTCCTACTTACAACTGGCAAAACTTGATAATGTAGCTATAGGATATCTTTGAGACCCAATGCAGAGCTTAATGTAGATGTAACATGAGGTGTTTTATATGTCTTGCCATTCAGGACTAGGTCGTTCCAAAGAGGCTACTGCTCCAGCACCTGTTGGGGAGCCAGCCCCAGGTAGCTTCTTGAAGTCCGTCTTCGAGGCTCTGCAGATCGACCAGGCGGTGGTGATCAGTCCCTCTCTCAGCGGGATGTATTCGCTTCCATTTCTTTTCCAGCACAGCGATCTGTTCAAGGCCTATGTCCCTGTGGCACCCATCTGCACAGATAAATTCCCAGCCACACAATATGCCGGAGTCAAAGTATGTCAGCTTGGCATCTGTAGCTAGAGGGTGGAGGGCGTTCTGGGGTGAAAGCCAGGGCAGAGATTGTATTTCAACAAAGGGTAATGAGGAGAATTGGGAGATAATTGAGAGATGCAGCTGGGATTGCAGAATTGTGTGAGAAAAACAGAGCAGGCAGGATATCAGTAATTGTGTTCAGCAAGCCTAGAATAGTTGTAAAGCGAGAAATAGTTTCTGAGTTGACCACTAGAGAGCATCATGTCACTGTCTCATGGTTTGCTTCAATAGAAGGCAAAGGAGagtggaaaccagggttcaaatccccactcaaccatggaaacccactgaatgacatTGGGCAAATCAGGTTCTTTCAACCTGAAAAGAAGGCAAACACTGTGAATAAACctcaccatgaaagcctttagcATCAcgataactcagaaatgactcaAAGATACCCAACAATTTCACCATGTAGAAACTGATTTTGTTAGTTTTCGCCCAGCTGTCTTAATTTTTTTCAGGTAATTTTGAGTTATGGGGTGTTAGCTATTCACCTTAATTTGGTGTGATCTGCAAATTTGACAAGCATTCCCTCTATTCCATCATTCAAGTTATTTATAAAAACGTTGAATAGTACAGGGCCTAGGACAGAAGGATCCTCTAGTCATTTCTCTCTGAAGAGGATCCAAAGGGTGTGCATGAATGGTTCCTTTTCATCCTTGAGGAAGTGACCAGTAGGGTGCCATAGGGGTCTGTCCTGggaccagtgctattcaacatctttataaagGGAGACATGTAAGATACCATGcttaaacaaaaatgaaatgcagagatatatgGCTTGAGAGCAGCACACTTAAAAGGGACCTAGGAGTCTGGgtaaaccacaagctgaacatgagtcagcagTATGACACAACggctaaaaagccaatgtaattctaggctgcatcaacaagAGAATAGTACTTAGATTGAGAGGagtaatagtaccactctattctgcttagTTAGACCTTAACTGGAAAACTGCTTCAAGTTCTGGGCAgcacaattcaaaaaggatattgacaagcttgaTCATGTCCAGAAGAGGCCAACCAAAATGGTACAGCATCTAGAAGCAATGCCTTAtgtggagtggcttagggagctgggtatatttagcctggagaatGGAAGGTTAAGAGTggaaatgatagccatgtttaaatatttgaaagaaagtcATATTGAAGGTGAAGCAAGCTAATTTTtccctgctccagagactagaaaagAGAGTTCAAACTGCAGggtaagagattccacctaacttTAGTCAGAATTTTCTGATagtaagggctgttcagcagtggaatatgcaaccttggagtgtggtggagtggtGTCCTTGGAGGTTTTAAACCAGAGGCCATATGTTAAGAGTGTtttcattgtgtgttcctgcatagcagggagttGGATCGGTTGCCTCTTGAGGTGTCTTCCAAGTTTATGATTTCAGCATTGTAAGAACAAGACAAACCTATTACAAAGTTTTCgtgacaagatttgtttagaggggatttggcctttgcttttctctgagactgagaaaaagtgatttgcccaagggtcgcacagtgggtttccatggccacgaGAGGGTTcgaacactggtctccagagtctaatgctcaaaccactttaCCACGCTGGTTCTAGAGCcagaaatgactcgaaggcacacaacacatgCCTACAAGGCAAAACAGGCCTATATTGTTCTGTCTCCTGACACAAACAAACAGAGAAGTCTTGTGTATTGTTTCTCTTTTCTACTGGCTATCTATAGATTTGAAAAGAATGTTCCAAGACTTGTGAATATTGAGATGCAGGAATTCCTTTCTCCTTATCTCTACATTACTCCCTTGAATCCAAAATAGAGATCCGCTATGTCAAACTTCTCTTCAACCCTAATTTTTCAGTCAAAATAAAAGACAGCTTTAGAAGCAGATGGGTAAGTCTAATAATTGAGCACCCTCTAACCCTAAGATGCtgctttgtaatgtcttttgcaaATGCAGAACATTCCACTTTACTCTTACCCACTTTTGGGTTTTAGACTGCAGGATGTGCCTTTACCCTTGCGCATTGGGCCTGCAGGTTTTTGATTATGTTTAGCTATGGTGACACTATAAGACAATACCTTGTAGGGATTTTCCTGTCCTGTCAATCTTGAAAAGATCAGCCATAGAGATCCAAGTTCTCTGCAAATAAATGAGAAGGAAAGGTTTGCTTTCCTTCCcatttattttcacttttatccTAACCAGGAAAGGATCATTCTTCTGCTCACAGTAATTGGATATATTTAGAGCATTAAAGGTGGGTTAAGCCCTGAGCAACTAACTGTAAGATAGAGCAAGCAGTGTCTTATTAGCTCCCTGCTCTCTTTGTTTGGCTTGATGAGTGACTTAAAGTGAACCaggcagaaataatccttttgCAGACATTCAGGATAAGTGATATTGAACATATGTGTACATTTTGTGTGGTCAGTAAGATTCTAGAGTGACCCTACACATAGGCAAATTATATTGCATCTGGTGTGGAACTATGCTTTTTTGCTAAGTTCTTggtagaggatttttttttcctgcactgTTTGTGTTTAAGGGTATCTTGTAGTGAATATGCAAAGAGCAGCCACTGAAACCAGTCACCACTTTCCTGTGGCCTGGAATACAGACAGAATAAATACCAGAATAGGaattgtgttatcgaaggctttcatggccggaatcacttggctgctgtgagttttttgggctgtgtggccatgttccagaagcattccctcccgatgtttcacccacatctatggcaggcatcctcaga
Protein-coding sequences here:
- the LOC100553300 gene encoding putative protein-lysine deacylase ABHD14B; the encoded protein is MAATQVTESTITVGGQTLFYRQATPAQQAPRLSILLLHGIRFSSETWLNLQTLSKLAEAGYRAVAIDLPGLGRSKEATAPAPVGEPAPGSFLKSVFEALQIDQAVVISPSLSGMYSLPFLFQHSDLFKAYVPVAPICTDKFPATQYAGVKVPTLIVYGDQDAQLGEVSLNNLKNLPNHKVMLMKGAGHACYLDKPDEWHLGLLDFLKSIE